The following nucleotide sequence is from Leptolyngbya sp. SIO1E4.
TGTACAGTGGGGACTCATTGCCGTCCTAGCTGCGATCATTGCGATTGCGACACTCCCTCACTATGTGAGTGGGCAATGGCCTTGGAGCGCGCCACCCAAAGTCCCCCAAATCAACCAGTTGCGCACCTTAATTGAAACCCCCCTGGTTTTACCGGGCTGGGAAAGAACCTTTCATCAAGAAGTGAGTATCAGTGGCAACTCGTGGAGTCTTGCTGAATATCACATGGCAGAGGGAGACTCAGCTGATCAGACATCTAGCTTTGCCCTGTTATTACGCCCTCAGCCCTGGCATGACGATAAGCCAGGGGTGGAGTGGGTCGACCTTGTGGGAGCCCAAGGTTGGCAAGTGAATGACTTGCACCATCTTCGGTTTTCGGTGACTGACAGTAATGATGCTGCCCTGCAGCTGACAACTCGATATTTTCGAGGGTTGGGTGAGGACGCTACCTTCGCTGTGATGCAGTGGTATGCCTGGCCAACTGGAGGGCATCCTTCTCCTGGGAAATGGTTTTGGGCAGACCAAATGCGTCAGTGGAGTCAGCGAGAACGGATGCCCTGGGTTGCGGTCAGCCTACTGCTACCCATTGAGCCAGTCGGGGATATTCGCCCTTACTCAGAAACCGCGATCGCGATCGGGCAAGCCGTTCAGACAAGTCTGATGCAGTCCGCATTCTCCAAAATTTAGTAAATATTG
It contains:
- a CDS encoding cyanoexosortase B system-associated protein, producing the protein MSEAVKPISRGKQFVQWGLIAVLAAIIAIATLPHYVSGQWPWSAPPKVPQINQLRTLIETPLVLPGWERTFHQEVSISGNSWSLAEYHMAEGDSADQTSSFALLLRPQPWHDDKPGVEWVDLVGAQGWQVNDLHHLRFSVTDSNDAALQLTTRYFRGLGEDATFAVMQWYAWPTGGHPSPGKWFWADQMRQWSQRERMPWVAVSLLLPIEPVGDIRPYSETAIAIGQAVQTSLMQSAFSKI